The region CAGCAGGTGCTGCCGCGCCAGCAGGGCGCGGTTCAGGTGCCCCTCCGTCAGCAGGGGATGGTCGCTGTTCCTGCGGGATCGTCCTGTCATGTCGGATACCTCTCAGTCAGAAGGCGCTTGCACCCGTCGCCGCCCTGCGCGTCAGACGGGCCGGCCCCCCGGCTGGGCTGCTGCGAGTTCCCGCACCAGCGCCACAGATTTCTCAATGGCAGCCTCACCGCCGGCGCCCACCTGGAGGACCAGCCGGAGGTGGGGCTGTTCCGCGCGCAGCTCGACGCCGGTCAGCCCGGGGATGCCGTACCGGCCCGGATCGGGGGCGCCCGCCCGAGGCGGCCGCGCGAAGTCGGCGTTGATCAGCACCTGGTCCCGCCGCCCCCGCAGCCGGTTCCACGCCAGGGCCAGCGGGAAGTCGCGCGGCTCCAGCAGGCAGAGCAACCGGAACGCGGTGAGGGGCGGGACCGGCTCGGCAACGGAGACCTCGAAGGCGGACCGGCCGTGCCAGCGGATCGTGGGGCCCTCCCCCACCGCGCCGACCGCCCCGCGCACGGCCCGGATCAGCTCGGCGGCCCGCCGCCGGTTGAGCAGCGCGCCGGCGAAGTACCAGACAAAGAAGACCGCCGCTGCGGCGACGGCGATGATCTGGCCCGTGTCCATGCTCTCGCCCCCGGGTCGCGCTCAGTGCATGTGCGGCGCGTGCTCGATCACCTCGTGCTCCTCCAGCTGCCGGTGCTTCCAGCTCTGGAGCTCCGGCAGCGCGTAGGGCAGCAGGCGGAGCCCGATGGAGGAGTTCATCAGCGGGATGCCGATCAGCTCGCCGAAAAGGATCAGGTTCATCACGTCGTTGTACTTGGCCCGCTCGTGCTGCAGCTCGTGGTACCACTCGAAGAAGAAGAAGCCCCACAGGAACTGCTTCACCTTCTCGCGCCAGTTGCGCGGCGGCTCGTGGAGCCGTCTGTGGCGCACCCAGGGCTCATGGCCGTGGCTGTGCCCGTGGTGGTGCCCCCCCATCGGCGTCACCCCCTCGCCCTTCCGATTCTGTGCCCGTATGGGAAATCCCTGCTCGTATCACCGAATGTTCCTTATTAAAGAGGAATTCAGCCCGCAGCGCAAAATAGATTACATTGACTAGCCTGAAAGCTGGGTCTAATCTGTCAACTTTTGCGCCAGGCGGTGCTGTCCGCACCGGGAGGGGGGATGCGCGGCCGCGAGGGCAGACACCGGGTGCGGTTCCCGATCCGAAACGCAGAGAGGAGGTAAGTGAAAGGATGAGCTCGCCGGCCCTGTTCGTGTTGCTGGCGCTGGTCGCCTACGGCATCGCGTACTTCGCGTACGGCAAGTGGTTCGACCGCAACGTGTGGAAGCCGGACCCCAAGCGGACGACGCCGGCCCACATGTACACCGACGGCGTGGAGTACTTCCCCGTCACCAAGTACGTCCTGTGGGGCTACCAGTTCAAGAGCGTCGCCGCCCTGGGACCCATCCTCGGTCCCTACATCGCCATCAACTACGGCTGGGCGCCCGCCCTGGCCTGGATCATCCTGGGCAACTTCTTCATCGGCTGGCTCCAGGACTACGGGTCCATCATGCTCTCCATCCGGAACCAGGGGCGCTCCTTCGGGCCCATCACCTACGAGTTCACCGGCCATGCAGGCCGCAACACCCTGCTCGGCTTCATCCTCTTCTACCTGCTGATCATCTCGGCTACCTTCATTTATTTCATCGCCCTCTTCTGGCACATCTTCCCCTCCACCTTCGCCGCGACCGTTGGCATCATCCTGGTCGGCGTGCTGGCCGGACAGCTGCTCTACAAGGTGCGGGCCAACGTGGTGATGACCACGCTGCTGGCCCTGGTACTGATCGCGCTGGTGATCTGGGCCGCGGCAGCCTTCCCGTTCCTACAGACCCCGCAGGGCGCGTGGCCGCCCAACCCGGCCCAGGGCGTCTCAGCCGGCGGCATCGCCGGCGAGTGGTCGCTCCTCGTCTGGGGCCTGATCGCCTGCGTGATCCTCTACCTGGCCTCGGTCCTGCCGCTGCCGCAGTTCATCCAGCCGATCAACTACGTCTCCTTCTTCCCCACCTTCCTGGCCGTGATCCTGATCCTGATCGGCGCCCTGGTCTCCGGCTTCACCGGCGTGCGGCTCGAGCAGCCGGCCTGGGTGGCCTTCAACCCCGGCGGGAACAGCCCGATGTGGCCGCTGATGTTCGTGGCCATCGCCTGCGGCTCCATCTCGGGCTGGCACAGCCTGGTCTCCAGCTCCTCCACCGCCAAGCAGCTTGACGTGGAAACCGACGCCCACCCTGTGGGGGCCGGCGCCATGCTCTCCGAGGGGCTGCTGGCCCTGGCATCGCTGGCGGCCTACATGATCATCCCCAGGGAGCAGCTCACCGGTTCGGTCGGCGCCTGGGTGGCCGGCGCCATCAAGTTCACCGCGCCGTTCCTGGGCGGCGAGGCGGCCACGGGCTTCCTGCGGGCCTACTTCGGCGTGGTGCTCATCCTCTACGCCCTGACGGTCCAGGCGCTGGTGACCCGGTTCTGGCGGCTGGTCTCCACCGAGGTCTTCCAGGGTCCGCTCTCGGTCCTCGGGCAGAAGCACGTCGCCACGTTCATCGGCCTCCTGGTGCCGCTGGCGTTCGCAGCCACCGGCTCCTGGAACAACCTGTGGCTCTACTTCGGCGGCTCCAACCAGCTGCTGGCGGGCCTGGCCCTGATGCTGATCACCATCCACCTGGCCCGCACCAAGGCGCCCACAATCTACACCCTGATCCCGGCCACGTTCATGATCGTGACCACGATCTCGGCCATCGCCTGGCAGGTGGTGAAGGTCTACCTGCCGGCCTTCCTCGGCACCACGCCGACGCTGGTGCAGTTCCCCTTCAACCAGTACCCGGCCTTCGCCAGGGCGATGGACGGCATCTTCGTCCTCGTCGGGGTGGCGCTGTTCATCCTCGGCCTGGTGATGGCGTTCCGGACCTACTCGGCGTACGCCGCCGCCGGCCGGCCGCCGGGGGCAGCGCCCAGGGTCTCCATGGGCGACGATTAGCGTGAGACAGCGGAGGTGACAGAGGCTTGGGTGAGTCGAAGCAGCAGAAGAAGGGCGGGTTCCTGAACGCCCTGAAGGGCGTCCTCTACGGCATGGCGAGCCACGGCAACGTCACCGCGGCGCTGCGGACCCGGATGCACATGGAGCATCTCTTCATGTTCATCACGCTGGGCGACATGCTGGGCATCCCGGTCCTGCCGCCCTACTACTCCCTGCGGATCCTGCCCTACGCGGTGCCCAACATCGAGTCCTGGAAACAGCGGGTCTTCCGGGAGCGGGACTTCACCGATGCGATCTACTAGCCGGCGCCCCGCCGGGGCCCGGCGCGAGAAAAGGAGGCAGTGACCGTGCCAAAGGGCTTGGGTGCCTACTTCGAGCAAAACCCGGAGGCCGAGATCGTCATCTTCGCGGGCAAGGGCGGGCTCGGCAAGACCACCAGCTCCTCGGGGCTCGCGTACTACATGTCTCAGGTGAAGAAGAAGCGGACGCTCCTCTTCTCCACCGACCCCCAGGCCTCGCTCTCCGACATCTTCGAGCGGAACATCTACGGCCAGGGCGAGGTGGAGCTGCTGCCCAACCTGTTCGTCGTCGAGATCGACGCCGACCGCAGGGTGCGGGAGTACCAGCAGCAGGTGAAGCAGAAGATCATGGACATGTACGGCCTCCCCGAGGTGCCGAAGGAGATCGACGAATACATCGACTCCACCTCGGCCGAGCCGGCCATGTACGAGAGCGCTACCTACGACGCCATGGCCGAGCTGGTGGCCAAGAAGGAGTACGACATCTACATCTTTGACATGCCGCCGTTCGGCCACGGCGTGCGCATGGTCGCCATGGCCGACATCCTCTCCAAGTGGGTGGAGAAGATCACCGACGCCCGGGCGAAGGTGGCCGAGTACGACGCGGTGGCCGCCACGCTCAAGGGGGAGAAGGGCCACGAGGACGAGGTCATGAAGGAGCTGATCGACATCCGGAACAAGATCAAGTCCTTCACCGACCTCATCACCGCCAAGAAGCGGACCGCCTTCTTCATGGTCCTGATCCCCGAGCAGATGGCCATCCTCGACACCGAGCGGGCGCTGACGATGTTCGAGAACCTGGGCATCCAGATGTCGGGCCTGGTGGTCAACCAGGTCTACCCGGCCAGCCTGCTGCAGCAGGAGGGCACGTCGGACTACCTGCGCAACCGGGTGGCGATGCAGCAGGAGCACCTCAGGACCATCGCCCAGAAGTTCGGCGACAAGGTGCAGTCGATCGTCCCCATGTTCACCCGGGAGCCCAAGGGGTTCGAGATGATCAAGACCGCGTCCGAGTACCTGATCAACTGCCAGGTGGAGCTGCCTTCCGCCAGGGGAGGTGTGGCGTAGATGGCACAGACGCTCCGGGAGTTCCTCGACAGCCGTCCGAACCTGCGCTACATCTTCACCGGCGGCAAGGGCGGCGTGGGCAAGACGGTGACCGCGGCCTGCCTGGCCTACCAGTTCGCCCAGGAGGGCAAGAAGACGCTGGTGGCCTCCCTCAACCCGGTCCACTCGCTCACCTCGGTCTTCGGCCAGAACCTCTCCGGCGGCGCCTTCCGCCCCGTGGAGGGGGTGCCCAACCTCTGGGCCGTCGAGGTGGACGCCTCGGACGTGGTGGCCCGGTACCGGGACAACATCGCCGTACGGGTGCGGGAGTTCCTGAAGTACGCCGACATCCCGGTCGACTCCAAGCCCTTCGTCGACATCGCCGTCACCAACCCCGCCTTCGAGGAGTCGGCGATGTTCGACAAGATGATCGACATCATGCTGAACGAGGCCAGGGACTTCGACCGGATCGTCTTCGACACCGCCGCGGTGGCCAACGCGATCCGGCTCATCGGGCTCTCCAAGATCTACGGCCTCTGGCTCAACCGGATGATCCAGAGCCGCAAGGAGGCGCTCTCCCTCCGGGTGCAGCTCTCCTTCCGGAAGGAGAAGGTCGAGGAAGAGGTCCGCAAGGACCCGATGCTGGCGGACCTGCTGGACATGAACGACCGGTTCACCCGCGTGAAGAAGCTGCTGGTGGACCCGGAGGTGACGGCCTTCTTCTTCGTCACGCTGCCGCTGACGCTCCCCATCTCGGTGGTCAAGCGGTTCATCGAGCAGGTGCGGGCGTACGACATCCCGGTGGGCGGCGTGCTGGTCAACTCCTGCATCCGGGCCGACGAGGCCCGCCGGGCGGCCGGCGACGAGTACCTGCAGAACAAGTTCCGGGAGCAGATGGGCTACATGCAGGTCATCGAGCAGGACCTGGGTCCGCTGGTCCGCTCGTACATCCCGCTCTACAAGTCGGAGGTCCACGGGCTCGACGCCCTGAAGCAGGTGGCGCGCGACATGTTCGCCCCGGCCGACGCCGCCCTCTACATCGCCTAGAGCCATGCGGGAGCAGCTTCTCGCCGCCCGCAACCTGGTGATGGGCACCACCAACATCCTCCTCCTTGCCGTGCCCGACGGCTGGCGGGTGCTGGAGGGCCCCTCCCAGCCCGAGATCGACCGCTGGAGCGAGCGGGCGGACCAGCGCTGGATGAGCGAGGGGCGGGCGACCTACCGGCTGGTGGCCGTGGCGCCGGAGGCGCCGGAATTCGCCCGGGCCGAGGTGGAGCTGCGGCTCACCGCCTCGCCCGGGTCGTCCGGCGAGCACGCCGTCCGGCACGGCTACACCACCGTGCGGCGGGGCCTCCTGCGGCGCCGGGAGGTGCCGGCGGCGCAGGTGGAGATCGACTGCCCGCCCACCCGCCGCCGGCTGCAGCTCATGCTCGTCCCGTCCCTGCGGGGCGGCGCTCCCACCGCCCGCCAGGAGGACCTGCGGCAGCTCGTGGAGGTCATGTTGGAAGGGATCCGGTGCCACTGACGCAGGAAGGCCCCTGTGGCAGATCGCTGCCACAGGGGCCTTGGCGCTTCGTTCATCACTTCTCCACCGGCCGGATCAGCTGCAGGTGCCTGCCCCGGCCGCGCGCTGGGCCCTGCCCGGGCTTCGGCTCGCGTGCGGGTTCCCCCACGTCGTAGATCACCAGGTCGACATCCGGGTTCCCGCCGACGATCTCGATGCCATACACGTGCTCCTGGGTGTGA is a window of Symbiobacterium terraclitae DNA encoding:
- a CDS encoding ArsA family ATPase, translated to MPKGLGAYFEQNPEAEIVIFAGKGGLGKTTSSSGLAYYMSQVKKKRTLLFSTDPQASLSDIFERNIYGQGEVELLPNLFVVEIDADRRVREYQQQVKQKIMDMYGLPEVPKEIDEYIDSTSAEPAMYESATYDAMAELVAKKEYDIYIFDMPPFGHGVRMVAMADILSKWVEKITDARAKVAEYDAVAATLKGEKGHEDEVMKELIDIRNKIKSFTDLITAKKRTAFFMVLIPEQMAILDTERALTMFENLGIQMSGLVVNQVYPASLLQQEGTSDYLRNRVAMQQEHLRTIAQKFGDKVQSIVPMFTREPKGFEMIKTASEYLINCQVELPSARGGVA
- a CDS encoding ArsA family ATPase, whose protein sequence is MAQTLREFLDSRPNLRYIFTGGKGGVGKTVTAACLAYQFAQEGKKTLVASLNPVHSLTSVFGQNLSGGAFRPVEGVPNLWAVEVDASDVVARYRDNIAVRVREFLKYADIPVDSKPFVDIAVTNPAFEESAMFDKMIDIMLNEARDFDRIVFDTAAVANAIRLIGLSKIYGLWLNRMIQSRKEALSLRVQLSFRKEKVEEEVRKDPMLADLLDMNDRFTRVKKLLVDPEVTAFFFVTLPLTLPISVVKRFIEQVRAYDIPVGGVLVNSCIRADEARRAAGDEYLQNKFREQMGYMQVIEQDLGPLVRSYIPLYKSEVHGLDALKQVARDMFAPADAALYIA
- a CDS encoding carbon starvation CstA family protein; this encodes MSSPALFVLLALVAYGIAYFAYGKWFDRNVWKPDPKRTTPAHMYTDGVEYFPVTKYVLWGYQFKSVAALGPILGPYIAINYGWAPALAWIILGNFFIGWLQDYGSIMLSIRNQGRSFGPITYEFTGHAGRNTLLGFILFYLLIISATFIYFIALFWHIFPSTFAATVGIILVGVLAGQLLYKVRANVVMTTLLALVLIALVIWAAAAFPFLQTPQGAWPPNPAQGVSAGGIAGEWSLLVWGLIACVILYLASVLPLPQFIQPINYVSFFPTFLAVILILIGALVSGFTGVRLEQPAWVAFNPGGNSPMWPLMFVAIACGSISGWHSLVSSSSTAKQLDVETDAHPVGAGAMLSEGLLALASLAAYMIIPREQLTGSVGAWVAGAIKFTAPFLGGEAATGFLRAYFGVVLILYALTVQALVTRFWRLVSTEVFQGPLSVLGQKHVATFIGLLVPLAFAATGSWNNLWLYFGGSNQLLAGLALMLITIHLARTKAPTIYTLIPATFMIVTTISAIAWQVVKVYLPAFLGTTPTLVQFPFNQYPAFARAMDGIFVLVGVALFILGLVMAFRTYSAYAAAGRPPGAAPRVSMGDD